A portion of the Magnolia sinica isolate HGM2019 chromosome 17, MsV1, whole genome shotgun sequence genome contains these proteins:
- the LOC131231022 gene encoding DNA-directed RNA polymerases II, IV and V subunit 9A: protein MSTMKFCRECNNILYPKEDKEQKVLLFACRNCDHQEVADNNCVYRNEIHHSVGERTQVLQDVAADPTLPRTKTVRCAQCNHGEAVFFQAAARGEEGMTLFFVCCNPNCGHRWRD from the exons CAACAACATTCTCTACCCAAAGGAAGACAAGGAACAGAAGGTCCTCCTCTTTGCCTGTCGAAACTGTGATCATCAG GAGGTTGCTGACAATAATTGTGTTTATCGAAATGAGATACATCACTCGGTTGGTGAGCGCACTCAGGTCTTACAAGATGTAGCTGCTGATCCAACTCTTCCTCGAACTAAAACTGTTCGATGCGCTCAATGCAATCATGGAGAAGCTGTATTCTTCCAG GCAGCTGCCAGGGGCGAGGAAGGTATGACTTTGTTCTTTGTCTGCTGCAATCCTAATTGCGGCCATAGATGGAGAGATTGA
- the LOC131231015 gene encoding uncharacterized protein LOC131231015, which yields MIPYPEPYQSMYQQRRLGALGIEWRPPSVKFAVGPGEHFGLQDYPMLPIPDLDRWIEPLPEFLDAMDWEQENEVQSDGSDSEYNVPEEYSSEGEHISLSAGSSGDPECSAEDSEADHVNKDGLRRSRRRKHKAEVEVTTSSGRRVKRKNLDQRDGTLSKSNRRRKSKHGRLASKKKKSSKSKSLRPQRLAARNALNLFSQISGASTDGEEEEGSENDSSESESELPDSNIQSNESDRSTQNVRQKHQREKEESDECETAVIPPEPPVYETNTVNRRRLVLKLPVRDPKKLAPPENTKTESHGQGYVMGSLGKAPSDMTNLNQTYSSTQESGPSGDTVNAALPQNCGGINIRERGQAEIEDKPDLSVGYKDNKIRWGEVKARTSKRLRLGDILLTDAWPASNVSLDGQSPTEDEANGHLKSDDEYGIMAHSENQIHGDRPDRKAYRREEQFRPRTSEGFGDTKDKHIIPAYEHNSSLVDFSSNDPCNGNTSETTRLEDMGYGDQPGMSKYGGHDERSESADIVIDSRNAPVLSCKNNMDNIQGVEENTKPITRKLRIKSKGILKEPENLSTSKLNSVTTKEDRKFSGSDLVSRSPKQGEHDRIVGLPEEEEDGNGGSLPDHRAWDVGLGKSGTPFDQDSNRLHSYSNTSNAVCRRSKSYQARANSEADICGMEESTSNASNHNAVMEMDFPEAVTDGARRTRSMGTKATTREQNPAIGKFKVRTGHGIVETSRNVERFSLNGHEEWNSGSRVTVGLRSARNRRENYYDGDLSPPDRRKAYHAARKPSWLMLTEHEESYRYIPQKGDEVMYVRKGHQQYLEWSHSHEAGPWRLLKGNIQSVEFCKVVSLDYSTLPGSGESCCKLTLEFVDPCSSVFGKTFKLTLPELVDFSDFLVERTRYDAAVRRNWTHRDKCQVWWRNENEEGGSWWDGRVIAVKPKSPEFPDCPWERCVIQYRSDASEPHFHSPWELHDPDGRWEHPHIDEDIREKLLSSFAKLENVKNQEHFGIQKFKKVSQKSDFLNRFPVPLSLEVIKRRLENNYYRSLEAVQHDIMVMLSNLQSYFGKNAELSVKVRRLSDWMTRILSSLLGTETVL from the exons ATGATCCCTTATCCTGAACCTTACCAGAGCATGTACCAGCAACGGCGATTAGGTGCTTTGGGTATTGAGTGGCGTCCTCCTTCCGTAAAATTTGCTGTTGGCCCTGGGGAGCATTTCGGCCTCCAAGATTATCCAATGCTGCCAATTCCGGACTTGGATAGATGGATTGAGCCATTACCAGAGTTTCTAGATGCTATGGATTGGGAACAAGAAAATGAAGTTCAAAGTGACGGGTCAGATTCAGAGTATAATGTTCCTGAGGAGTATTCTAGTGAAGGGGAGCACATAAGTTTGAGCGCTGGTTCTTCTGGTGATCCAGAGTGCAGTGCGGAAGACAGTGAGGCCGACCACGTTAATAAGGATGGTCTTCGCAGATCTAGAAGAAGAAAACACAAGGCAGAA GTTGAGGTCACAACTTCTTCTGGGAGGCGTGTTAAGAGGAAAAACTTGGATCAGCGAGATGGTACTCTATCCAAGAGTAACAGAAGAAGGAAATCAAAACATGGCCGGTTGGCTTCAAAGAAGAAAAAGTCTTCTAAATCAAAGTCGTTGCGCCCTCAGAGACTTGCTGCACGTAATGCCCTTAATTTGTTTTCTCAAATTTCTGGGGCATCCACAGATGGGGAAGAGGAAGAGGGCTCAGAGAATGACTCATCCGAGAGTGAATCAGAGCTACCCGATTCAAACATTCAGAGCAATGAATCTGATAGATCAACACAGAATGTGCGCCAAAAACAccaaagggagaaagaagagtcAGATGAGTGTGAAACTGCAGTCATACCTCCTGAACCGCCTGTTTACGAAACTAATACTGTAAACAGGAGGAGATTGGTCCTGAAGTTGCCAGTTCGTGATCCGAAGAAACTCGCACCTCCGGAAAACACAAAAACTGAATCCCATGGGCAGGGTTATGTAATGGGTTCATTAGGTAAAGCTCCTTCAGATATgacaaacctaaaccaaacctattcAAGCACCCAAGAATCGGGGCCTTCTGGTGATACAGTCAATGCTGCTCTCCCTCAAAACTGTGGTGGAATTAATATCAGAGAGAGAGGGCAAGCTGAAATTGAAGATAAGCCAGATTTATCTGTAGGGTACAAGGATAACAAAATCAGATGGGGGGAAGTAAAAGCTCGAACATCAAAGCGTTTGCGATTGGGTGACATTCTGTTGACAGATGCATGGCCTGCCTCGAACGTCTCCCTGGACGGGCAAAGCCCAACCGAAGATGAAGCAAATGGACATCTCAAATCAGATGATGAGTATGGAATCATGGCACATTCAGAAAATCAAATTCATGGAGATCGACCAGACAGAAAAGCCTACAGGAGGGAGGAGCAGTTTAGACCTAGAACTTCTGAAGGGTTTGGTGATACAAAAGAtaagcatatcattcctgcatatGAACACAACTCTTCACTAGTTGACTTCTCAAGTAATGACCCATGTAATGGAAACACATCTGAAACAACGCGGCTTGAGGACATGGGATATGGAGATCAGCCTGGTATGAGCAAATATGGGGGTCATGATGAGCGCTCAGAAAGTGCTGACATAGTAATTGATAGTAGAAATGCACCTGTTCTTAGTTGTAAGAAtaatatggacaatattcaaGGAGTGGAAGAGAACACCAAACCCATCACTAGAAAGTTACGGATTAAATCAAAAGGAATCTTGAAGGAACCTGAAAATCTATCCACTTCAAAGCTAAACTCTGTTACAACAAAAGAAGATAGGAAATTTTCTGGATCTGATTTGGTGTCCAGAAGTCCCAAACAGGGGGAACATGATCGAATTGTAGGATTGcctgaggaggaggaggatggtaATGGTGGATCACTCCCAGACCATCGAGCCTGGGATGTTGGGCTAGGAAAATCAGGGACTCCGTTTGATCAGGATTCAAATAGGTTGCATTCATATTCAAACACGTCCAATGCTGTTTGTAGAAGGTCGAAATCATACCAGGCTAGAGCGAATTCAGAAGCTGACATCTGTGGTATGGAAGAAAGTACCTCAAATGCCAGCAATCACAATGCTGTCATGGAAATGGACTTTCCTGAGGCTGTGACTGATGGAGCCCGTAGAACAAGATCCATGGGCACAAAGGCAACAACCCGGGAGCAAAATCCTGCGATAGGTAAATTCAAAGTGAGGACAGGTCATGGCATTGTGGAGACATCAAGAAATGTTGAAAGATTTTCCTTAAATGGGCACGAGGAATGGAATTCAGGTTCAAGAGTGACTGTTGGGTTAAGGTCTGCTAGAAACAGGAGAGAGAATTATTATGATGGTGACCTAAGCCCTCCAGATAGAAGAAAGGCATACCATGCAGCAAGAAAGCCATCATGGTTGATGTTAACAGAACATGAGGAGAGCTACCGATATATTCCCCAAAAAGGCGACGAGGTTATGTATGTAAGAAAG GGCCATCAACAGTATTTAGAGTGGAGCCATTCCCATGAAGCAGGGCCTTGGAGATTACTCAAGGGAAACATACAATCTGTAGAATTTTGCAAGGTAGTGAGCCTTGATTATTCAACGCTTCCCGGTTCTGGAGAAAGCTGCTGTAAACTCACCCTTGAATTTGTAGATCCTTGTTCTAGTGTATTTGGTAAAACCTTCAAATTGACTTTGCCGGAGCTAGTTGATTTTTCGGACTTCCTCGTTGAAAGGACGCGTTATGATGCTGCCGTTAGGAGAAACTGGACACATAGGGACAAATGTCAGGTGTGGTGGAGAAATGAGAATGAGGAAGGCGGGAGTTGGTGGGATGGTCGGGTAATAGCAGTGAAGCCTAAATCTCCTGAATTTCCAGACTGTCCGTGGGAAAGATGTGTTATTCAGTACAGAAGTGATGCCTCAGAACCACATTTTCACAGTCCTTGGGAACTTCACGACCCGGATGGTCGATGGGAGCACCCCCACATTGACGAGGACATCAGAGAGAAGCTGCTTTCTTCTTTTGCCAAGCTAGAGAACGTTAAAAATCAG GAGCATTTTGggattcaaaagtttaaaaaggtATCGCAGAAATCTGATTTTCTAAACAG GTTTCCAGTTCCACTCTCTCTTGAAGTGATCAAGAGGAGATTAGAGAACAATTACTACCGTAGTTTGGAGGCCGTCCAGCACGACATCATGGTCATGCTGTCAAACCTCCAATCCTACTTTGGGAAGAATGCGGAGCTTTCAGTGAAGGTGAGGCGATTGTCGGATTGGATGACGCGTATATTATCGTCATTGTTGGGAACCGAGACAGTTTTGTAG